A genomic window from Gemmatimonadaceae bacterium includes:
- a CDS encoding peptidylprolyl isomerase has translation MPRPSVRPARFARLARLAQPAGLSALAVATVIALPASTIAQVPAPPLSAADSALVYRVLVAEDRRDGAAPALTEGAAHRDERIRRIAERARARIADSTFAQRDLLGAPSGRPLPVWPEPEWAGRLRQLGGAAGDCAPVIAAFTDSAVHVRLRAFVVVRQRTSCHSDTEVRRHLASTVDALPASTESRRVPAASWHEAAEALVSLARIAPTDAAGHITRAAAHAQPQLRIAAAQAAALARDTVTLLRLARDPDNNVSEAAIAGLSRTVGHAADSVYLSRLGTSAAQVSLAAATALRGSTHPELAARAQAALQSYERRSWASERDVRNALRTLLGQPAREPWQPWKDEPLPQDVVALALGAERYIEVTMSRRHGGRSFVVELRGDVAPIMAARVLAKVRAGGYNGTRWHRVESNFVIQGGGPDDNEYVGGGRFLVDELGTIAHPRGSVGMSTRGHDTGDTQWFINLRDNARLMGAYTVFGVVVTGMDVVDDVLAGDEMYVLREVSAPARRGPP, from the coding sequence ATGCCGCGCCCTTCCGTGCGTCCCGCCCGCTTCGCCAGACTCGCCCGACTCGCACAACCCGCCGGACTGTCCGCCCTAGCCGTCGCGACCGTCATCGCGCTCCCGGCCTCCACCATCGCGCAGGTCCCCGCCCCACCGCTGTCGGCCGCCGACTCCGCTCTCGTCTACCGCGTGCTGGTCGCCGAAGACCGCCGGGACGGTGCGGCGCCTGCCCTCACCGAAGGCGCGGCCCACCGTGATGAACGCATCCGACGCATCGCCGAGCGCGCGCGGGCCCGGATTGCCGACTCGACGTTCGCGCAGCGCGACCTGCTCGGCGCACCGAGCGGGCGCCCGCTGCCCGTGTGGCCAGAGCCGGAGTGGGCGGGTCGCCTGCGGCAGCTCGGCGGGGCGGCGGGGGACTGTGCGCCGGTCATCGCCGCGTTCACCGACTCGGCGGTCCACGTACGGCTCCGCGCGTTCGTCGTGGTACGCCAGCGCACGAGCTGCCACAGCGACACCGAGGTCCGACGGCATCTCGCGTCGACCGTGGACGCGCTCCCAGCGTCCACAGAGAGCCGCCGCGTGCCCGCGGCGTCCTGGCACGAAGCCGCCGAGGCGCTGGTCTCGCTGGCCCGCATCGCGCCGACGGACGCGGCGGGGCATATCACTCGCGCCGCGGCGCACGCGCAGCCGCAGCTGCGCATCGCGGCAGCGCAGGCGGCGGCGCTGGCTCGCGACACCGTCACGCTGCTTCGCCTCGCCCGCGACCCCGACAACAATGTCAGCGAGGCGGCGATCGCAGGCCTCTCGCGCACGGTCGGTCACGCGGCAGACTCCGTGTACCTCTCGCGCCTCGGCACGTCGGCGGCGCAAGTGAGTCTCGCGGCCGCCACCGCGCTGCGCGGCTCGACGCACCCGGAGCTCGCGGCGCGCGCGCAGGCGGCGTTGCAGTCCTACGAGCGCCGCAGTTGGGCCTCCGAGCGGGACGTGCGCAACGCGCTCCGCACGCTGCTCGGCCAGCCGGCGCGTGAGCCCTGGCAACCGTGGAAGGACGAGCCGCTGCCACAGGACGTAGTCGCACTCGCGCTCGGTGCGGAGCGCTACATCGAGGTGACAATGTCGCGCCGGCACGGTGGGCGCAGCTTCGTCGTGGAACTCCGGGGCGACGTCGCGCCGATTATGGCCGCGCGGGTCTTGGCCAAGGTGCGCGCCGGCGGCTACAACGGCACGCGCTGGCACCGAGTGGAGAGCAACTTCGTGATCCAGGGCGGCGGCCCCGACGACAACGAGTACGTGGGCGGCGGGCGCTTCCTCGTGGACGAGCTGGGCACCATCGCACACCCGCGCGGCAGCGTGGGAATGAGCACGCGCGGGCACGACACCGGCGACACGCAGTGGTTCATCAACCTGCGCGACAACGCACGGCTGATGGGCGCCTACACGGTCTTCGGCGTCGTAGTGACCGGAATGGACGTGGTCGACGACGTGCTTGCCGGGGACGAGATGTACGTACTGCGCGAGGTCAGCGCGCCGGCGCGTCGAGGCCCGCCCTGA
- a CDS encoding TonB-dependent receptor — protein MSFDRRCITAAVAALGLVAALPAASLGAQGGRPATDSVPRDTLESVVIRAVRAGGAAPTSQTTLDRASIERSYVGQDAPLALQSVTGVTAASDAGGFSGYSNVRLRGVDQTRLAISVDGVPLNDPEDQVLYFSNVPDFMNSMHTVRVQRGVGSSAFGTASFAGSIDFESMPLLTTPRFAEGQLTGGSWGTQRVSVEGATGLVNGFAAYGRVSAQETEGYRIRSGNEAQSGFVSAGWFGERDALKFTGFAGRSKLQSAYVAASTAQLATDRRFNPMSPGEKDDFHQEMASLQYTRVQRPGLSLTTTGYRNSAGGWFDVDVGDPELWRFGLDHVWYGLLSTVTWDGEGFAVAAGAHASSYSRDHYLHIKPDLQNRIYDNTGFKQEQSAFVKGTITRGRVDWTGDIQVRRAAFRYRPTPGASFGEPTIDWLFVNPKLGVTLRARPTLELFASVGQAGREPARIDLFAGEDDLTDDLAAELLPLTQVKPERLTDVELGARWRRGTLEATVNAFGMFFSNEIARIGELTVTGAQQRRNVGRTTRLGVESELRWQAQPSLLVTANAMLLQARIAEYTNQRTSETFRDVRPLLTPAVIANAQAAWAPRDAVELMLSLRHVGESHLANDGNRALMLPGFTVADAGGALHLGASTLRVQVQNLLNADAYADGRTSGGQRFLFPIATRTLLATVAVRF, from the coding sequence ATGTCGTTTGACCGTCGTTGCATCACCGCCGCCGTTGCGGCACTTGGCCTCGTGGCCGCCCTGCCCGCCGCATCGCTCGGCGCACAGGGGGGCCGTCCCGCCACCGATTCGGTTCCACGCGATACGCTGGAATCCGTCGTCATCCGCGCCGTGCGCGCGGGCGGCGCGGCACCCACGTCGCAGACCACCCTGGACCGCGCCAGCATCGAGCGGAGCTACGTGGGGCAGGACGCGCCCTTGGCGCTGCAGTCCGTCACCGGCGTGACCGCCGCCTCCGATGCCGGCGGCTTCTCCGGCTACAGCAACGTCCGCCTGCGCGGCGTGGACCAGACGCGCCTCGCCATCTCGGTGGACGGCGTACCGCTCAACGATCCGGAAGACCAGGTCCTGTACTTCTCCAACGTGCCAGACTTTATGAACTCGATGCACACGGTGCGCGTGCAACGCGGCGTGGGTTCGAGTGCGTTCGGCACGGCCTCGTTCGCCGGCTCCATCGACTTCGAGAGTATGCCGCTGCTCACGACGCCCCGGTTCGCCGAGGGGCAGCTGACCGGTGGCAGCTGGGGCACGCAGCGGGTGAGCGTCGAAGGCGCCACCGGCCTCGTGAACGGCTTCGCCGCCTACGGACGCGTCTCGGCCCAGGAGACGGAGGGCTACCGCATCCGCTCCGGCAACGAGGCGCAGTCGGGCTTCGTCAGCGCCGGCTGGTTCGGCGAGCGGGATGCCCTGAAGTTCACCGGCTTTGCGGGTCGCTCCAAGCTGCAGAGCGCCTACGTGGCGGCCAGCACCGCGCAGCTTGCAACGGACCGCCGCTTCAATCCGATGTCGCCGGGCGAGAAGGACGACTTCCATCAGGAAATGGCGAGCCTGCAATACACGCGCGTGCAGCGCCCCGGACTCAGCCTCACGACGACCGGGTACCGCAACAGCGCCGGTGGCTGGTTCGACGTGGACGTCGGCGACCCGGAGCTCTGGCGCTTCGGGCTGGACCACGTGTGGTACGGCTTGCTCTCGACCGTGACCTGGGACGGCGAAGGCTTCGCGGTGGCGGCCGGCGCGCACGCGAGCAGCTACAGCCGCGATCACTACCTGCACATCAAGCCCGACCTGCAGAACCGCATTTACGATAACACGGGCTTCAAGCAGGAGCAGTCGGCGTTCGTGAAGGGCACCATCACGCGCGGCCGGGTGGACTGGACCGGTGACATCCAAGTGCGCCGCGCCGCGTTCCGCTACCGGCCGACGCCGGGAGCCAGCTTCGGCGAGCCCACGATCGACTGGCTGTTCGTGAATCCCAAGCTCGGCGTCACGCTGCGTGCGCGCCCGACGCTGGAGCTCTTTGCGTCGGTGGGGCAGGCGGGCCGCGAGCCCGCGCGCATCGACCTCTTCGCCGGCGAGGATGACCTCACCGACGACTTGGCCGCTGAGTTGCTGCCGCTGACACAGGTGAAGCCGGAGCGCCTTACCGACGTTGAGCTCGGGGCGCGCTGGCGCCGCGGGACGCTCGAGGCAACGGTCAATGCCTTCGGAATGTTCTTCAGCAACGAGATCGCGCGTATCGGCGAGCTGACGGTCACCGGCGCGCAGCAGCGTCGCAACGTCGGCCGGACGACGCGGCTCGGCGTCGAGTCCGAACTGCGCTGGCAGGCGCAGCCGTCGTTGCTGGTGACCGCAAACGCGATGCTGCTGCAGGCCCGCATTGCCGAGTACACCAACCAGCGGACGTCCGAGACGTTCCGGGACGTGCGCCCGTTGCTGACGCCGGCCGTGATCGCCAACGCGCAGGCGGCGTGGGCGCCGCGCGATGCTGTCGAGCTGATGCTCTCGCTGCGGCACGTCGGCGAATCGCACTTGGCGAACGATGGCAACCGCGCGCTGATGCTGCCCGGCTTCACGGTGGCGGATGCGGGGGGCGCGCTGCACCTTGGCGCGTCGACGCTGCGCGTGCAGGTCCAGAACCTGCTCAACGCCGATGCCTACGCCGACGGCCGCACCAGCGGCGGCCAGCGCTTCCTGTTCCCGATCGCCACGCGCACCCTGTTGGCGACCGTCGCCGTCCGCTTCTAG
- a CDS encoding MarR family transcriptional regulator: MPARTLQAELKQSKPFDTLADEAVVALLRTASLVRRAISQRVEPYGISPAQYNVLRILRGAGPAGLPTLAVRDRLVEEAPGITRVVDKLEEAGHVARLRTGRDRRVVHCVITEQGLRLLDAMDTLVKETAQLVSRGLPDEGDQRRLVALLAEVRAGLDAPAR, translated from the coding sequence ATGCCCGCGCGCACCCTGCAGGCCGAACTCAAGCAATCGAAGCCGTTTGACACGCTGGCCGACGAGGCGGTGGTGGCGCTGCTGCGCACCGCCTCGTTGGTCCGGCGGGCCATCTCCCAGCGCGTGGAACCGTATGGCATCTCGCCGGCACAGTACAACGTGCTGCGCATCCTGCGCGGCGCGGGGCCGGCCGGCCTCCCCACGTTGGCGGTGCGCGACCGACTCGTGGAAGAGGCACCCGGCATCACGCGGGTGGTGGACAAGCTGGAGGAGGCGGGCCACGTGGCCCGCCTCCGCACGGGCCGCGACCGCCGGGTGGTGCATTGTGTGATCACCGAGCAGGGACTGCGGCTGCTCGACGCGATGGACACGCTGGTGAAGGAGACGGCGCAGCTGGTCAGCCGTGGCCTCCCCGACGAAGGCGATCAGCGCCGTCTGGTTGCCCTGTTGGCGGAGGTCAGGGCGGGCCTCGACGCGCCGGCGCGCTGA
- a CDS encoding TIGR03545 family protein: protein MSYIRWKALLPLSVVLGLIALWAFVFADRTVKWAVESAGTAAVGAKVDLARARVGFRDGSVALEGLQVTDPSAPMTNLVEVEALVFDVGLLPALERKVVIDTAAARGIRFGTPRKVSGAVPRKPKEAEEASQVIEDFKRQIKIPPLELSTLTQSVNVGAISADSLATLREAQHAIAYADTARSKLLSDLQAADPRPSIDSAKALADRLASANLRTLGLAGARQAVTDVRRTLRDLGQIDDRLRGFEAETRGNAAGLQDRLQAIPAARSADYAYARSLLRLPSFEVPSIGPQLFSDLIAEQLGSVLYWAERAERYVPPGLQRQTQPGPARVRASGTTVLFPKEAVYPNFLMRLGELSLTLGGEGASAGNYSAQIVGLTSQPAVFGAPTTFALSRSEGQVGPSDVRVAGLFDHRQQPVRDTLGARFSGITLPNFPLGGLGGQVRLGTGLSQLNLTRNGEALSGRWLWRAPRVAWERDSTRARPTDARAAMVEDALWRAMARVDSVEIEAVLGGTLRKPTMGVRTNIADAVANALRAQLGDEVRRAEQQVRARVDQLVETKVAEARSAADAARSQVLSRIAEERARLDEQRAALEARLRELTRIPGVG, encoded by the coding sequence ATGAGCTATATCCGGTGGAAGGCCCTGCTGCCCTTGAGCGTCGTGCTCGGGCTCATCGCATTGTGGGCGTTCGTGTTCGCCGACCGCACGGTGAAGTGGGCGGTGGAGTCCGCCGGCACGGCGGCGGTGGGCGCAAAGGTGGACTTGGCACGCGCACGTGTCGGCTTCCGCGACGGCTCCGTGGCGCTCGAGGGCCTGCAGGTGACGGACCCGAGCGCGCCGATGACCAACCTCGTCGAAGTCGAGGCGTTGGTGTTCGATGTGGGGCTCCTGCCAGCGCTGGAACGCAAGGTGGTGATTGATACGGCCGCCGCTCGGGGCATCCGCTTCGGTACGCCGCGCAAGGTCTCCGGCGCGGTGCCGCGGAAGCCGAAGGAGGCCGAGGAGGCCTCGCAGGTGATCGAGGACTTCAAGCGGCAGATCAAGATCCCGCCGCTGGAGCTCTCGACGCTGACGCAGTCGGTGAACGTCGGAGCGATCTCGGCCGATTCCCTGGCCACGCTGCGCGAGGCGCAGCACGCGATCGCCTACGCCGACACCGCGCGCAGCAAGCTGCTGTCCGACTTGCAGGCCGCCGATCCCCGCCCGAGCATCGACTCCGCCAAGGCGCTGGCGGACCGCCTGGCGAGCGCGAACCTGCGCACCTTGGGCCTCGCCGGCGCGCGCCAGGCTGTCACGGACGTGCGTCGCACGCTGCGCGACCTCGGGCAGATTGACGACCGCCTCCGGGGCTTCGAAGCGGAGACGCGCGGCAACGCCGCCGGCTTGCAGGACCGTCTGCAGGCGATCCCGGCGGCGCGCAGCGCGGACTATGCGTACGCGCGCTCGCTGCTGCGCCTGCCCAGCTTCGAGGTCCCGAGCATCGGGCCGCAGCTGTTCAGCGATCTCATCGCCGAACAGCTGGGATCGGTGCTGTACTGGGCGGAGCGGGCCGAGCGCTACGTGCCGCCCGGGTTGCAGCGCCAGACGCAGCCCGGTCCCGCGCGCGTGCGGGCCTCGGGCACGACGGTGCTGTTCCCGAAGGAAGCGGTGTATCCGAACTTCCTGATGCGGCTGGGCGAACTCTCGCTCACGCTCGGCGGCGAAGGCGCCAGCGCTGGCAACTACTCGGCGCAGATTGTCGGGCTCACGTCGCAGCCTGCGGTCTTCGGTGCGCCGACGACCTTTGCGCTGTCGCGTTCGGAAGGGCAGGTTGGACCGAGCGATGTCCGTGTTGCCGGCTTGTTCGATCATCGGCAGCAGCCGGTGCGCGACACGCTGGGTGCCCGCTTCAGCGGCATCACGCTGCCCAACTTCCCCCTCGGCGGGCTCGGAGGGCAGGTGCGCCTCGGAACCGGCCTTTCGCAGCTCAACCTGACGCGCAACGGCGAGGCGCTGAGCGGCCGCTGGTTGTGGCGTGCACCGCGGGTGGCCTGGGAGCGAGACAGCACGCGGGCGCGCCCGACGGATGCGCGTGCGGCGATGGTCGAGGACGCGCTGTGGCGCGCGATGGCGCGCGTGGACTCAGTGGAGATCGAAGCGGTGCTCGGCGGCACGCTCAGGAAGCCGACGATGGGCGTGCGCACCAACATCGCTGATGCGGTGGCCAATGCGCTGCGGGCGCAGCTCGGAGACGAGGTGCGTCGCGCCGAGCAGCAGGTGCGCGCGCGCGTGGACCAATTGGTGGAGACCAAGGTCGC
- a CDS encoding TIGR03546 family protein has product MMLVLKFLHTLFKALNSDGTPGQVAMGMAVGLCFGLTPLASLHNLVVLAVAMLTTLSFPGVFLGWAIAIPLGFALDPLFDRLGMALLLNDALAPFFTWAVNTPVVALARLNNSIVIGSLVAWLVLLVPSFFVFRVLVARYRTDVYAHVQKWKVVQMVQGSKLWGMYRTLWPSQ; this is encoded by the coding sequence ATGATGCTCGTCCTCAAGTTCCTCCATACGCTGTTCAAGGCGCTGAACTCCGACGGCACCCCAGGGCAGGTCGCGATGGGGATGGCCGTCGGGCTCTGCTTCGGCCTCACGCCGCTGGCCTCGCTGCACAACCTCGTGGTGCTGGCGGTGGCGATGCTCACGACGCTGTCGTTCCCGGGCGTCTTTCTTGGCTGGGCGATTGCGATCCCGCTGGGCTTCGCGCTCGATCCGCTGTTTGACCGCCTCGGGATGGCGCTGCTCCTGAATGATGCCCTGGCGCCGTTCTTCACCTGGGCGGTCAACACGCCGGTGGTGGCGCTGGCACGGCTGAACAACAGCATCGTCATCGGCTCGCTGGTCGCGTGGCTGGTGCTGCTGGTACCGAGCTTCTTCGTGTTCCGTGTGCTCGTGGCGCGGTACCGGACCGACGTGTACGCGCACGTGCAGAAGTGGAAGGTCGTGCAGATGGTGCAGGGCTCGAAGCTCTGGGGGATGTACCGCACGCTATGGCCGTCCCAATGA
- a CDS encoding AI-2E family transporter, with protein sequence MALLRNPLHDEQATLMTVSLVVLAGIAIAVGLAFTRPVLVPLVLAVIVYYLVSPVADFLEIRAHIPRWLSTILVMLLVAAAIALVGLLFLTSVRGLIESADVYQTRLLAITQQVTAWLDRLGLAMTRDALVAGVNDLRLERALTIAPRLAVSLVQNGMLVMLFVIFLLLGRTRQLIKHPVFRQIDRDIRRYLVIKFLISATTGAIIWIILTAFGLELALVFAVLTFVLNFIPSLGSIVATLLPVPVALVQFPTLGPVIAIFVLSMAVQLIIGNGIDPLLMGQNLNLSPVTILAALVFWGLLWGVVGMLLAAPLTAILRIVLAQFETTRPVSELLAGRLPEGDEGHTVERPTPPQAPLNAA encoded by the coding sequence ATGGCCCTCCTCCGCAATCCGCTTCACGACGAACAGGCGACGCTGATGACCGTCTCGCTGGTGGTGCTGGCGGGCATCGCGATCGCCGTGGGCCTCGCCTTCACCCGGCCGGTGCTGGTGCCGTTGGTGCTGGCGGTGATCGTGTACTACCTGGTGTCGCCGGTGGCGGACTTCCTCGAGATCCGCGCCCACATCCCGCGCTGGCTGTCGACGATCCTCGTGATGTTGCTCGTCGCTGCGGCCATCGCCCTCGTCGGGCTGCTCTTCCTGACCTCGGTGCGCGGGCTGATCGAGTCGGCCGACGTGTACCAGACGCGCTTGCTGGCGATCACGCAGCAAGTCACCGCCTGGCTCGACCGCCTCGGCTTGGCGATGACTCGCGACGCGCTCGTTGCGGGCGTCAACGACCTGCGGCTCGAGCGCGCGCTGACGATCGCGCCGCGCCTGGCCGTCTCGCTGGTGCAGAACGGGATGCTGGTGATGCTCTTCGTGATCTTCCTGCTCCTCGGGCGCACGCGGCAACTCATCAAGCACCCGGTGTTCCGGCAGATCGATCGGGACATCCGTCGCTATCTCGTCATCAAGTTCCTCATCTCGGCGACGACCGGCGCGATCATCTGGATCATCCTCACGGCCTTCGGACTCGAGCTCGCGCTGGTCTTCGCGGTGTTGACCTTCGTGCTGAACTTCATCCCGAGCCTCGGCAGCATCGTGGCCACGCTGCTGCCGGTTCCGGTGGCGCTGGTGCAGTTCCCGACGCTCGGGCCGGTGATCGCGATTTTCGTGCTCTCGATGGCGGTGCAGCTGATCATCGGCAACGGCATCGACCCGCTGCTGATGGGCCAGAACCTGAACCTGAGTCCGGTGACGATCCTCGCCGCACTGGTGTTCTGGGGCCTGCTCTGGGGCGTCGTGGGGATGCTGCTCGCCGCGCCGCTCACGGCCATCCTGCGCATCGTGCTCGCGCAGTTCGAGACCACGCGACCCGTCAGCGAGCTCTTGGCCGGACGATTGCCGGAAGGCGACGAAGGCCACACCGTCGAGCGTCCGACGCCCCCGCAGGCGCCGCTGAACGCGGCGTAG